TGAGAAAGACATCAGCCACATCAATCAGCACGGCAAAAAGTGTCTGTGATTATTGTGGCCCACATGGTTGCAAAAGCATTTTCCAAAATTTGGTACTTATCAAACATTTAGGCAATGTTTTTGGCTGAAAGatgctgtaaacaaacaaatgtactAAGTCTTCACCTTAGGTGTGTCGCTCTCCTCTGCAGGGACGAGCTCAGGACACTGAGGCCTCCCTGGCTGTTCTGGCAAATCCTCAGATGTAACAGCGGTACTCGGCTTCTCAGCCTGTTGTATACAAACATCTGTTTTAACTGAGGCAAGCcctgttttaaatgtttcttgttgTCCTGTGTAGATGATAAACCCATGAGGAAAAGACTATTTGTGGCCAAGCATGTAATTAAAATTTATCTTAATTCACTGTGGGACACAGTGCTGGTAGATTGTGCAGAAACATTAGCTAATTTGTTTTGGTTACCTGCTGGGTTTTCTCTGGGCGTTTCTGCCTCTCCTCAAGAGGCTCCCTCTGTTGTTCTGGTGTGTGATGGGGGACCAGGGATGGTTTGATAACCCTGGGCTCGCTGTCCCAGTTGGTAACAGGGGAGGGACTGGGTCTGGGAACAGGAGGAGCCTCTCTGCGAGGCTGGGCCCTCTGGGTGTCCGCAGACGGCTGATCGTGGGAATGAcgaggaggtgggggaggatGCTGCTTTCCGGAACCAGACCTGGCTTTGGTCCGCGCAGCCACTTTTTTACAGTCCTTTGACAACGTCTTCGGACGCTGTTCCATGCTGTTGGTCGCGCATCCTTTGATCCCAGAGGCAACACGCTCCACGTCTTCTCCTGTTCCCCTCCTCCCTCGTCCTTTGCCctgcctgtctttctcctttGAACCCATGTGAGACGACTCACTCTTCTTACTGCCTCCTGGGATGTTATGGTTTCTTGCAACTCGAGTCtcatcatctctttctctttcttctcctccctttctAATTCGTTCATTCTCATTGTCCTGATAAAGGCTAGTCTGCCTTTGAACGCTGCTGTCTGTATCGTCTAAATCCTCTATAAATTTGGCCCCATCCAGCACCTCTTCTATCTCATCTTCGTCACTGAAAAAGAACCGGTTCTCCTGAGCCTGTCCCACCTTCCCCTCTGCTTCATCCCCAGCAGCCGGTGCACGATGTGACCGAAAGCCATGACCTGTCTTGTGAGGCGTAGTGTCTGATGGTGACCCCTCACACATCTCTGTGCTGCGATGAGGCCTGGGTGTGTACTGGTCAACAGCACTGCTGTTCTCATTAATGTTATCACTTACTGCATACTTTATGTAGCCACCATCTTCAGGACAGTACTGTCTGTAGTACCTCGTGTCCCCTACGCCCTCTCTGTTTAAATGCAGCACCTCGTCGTAGTCCTGCTCCACATCAGAGCCCACGTTGTCGTACTCAGAGCAGGTGTCCTCCATGTCCTCAGGACTAGGGTCACAACTCATGTAATAGTTGTTTGTAGGGACAGAAGGAGTCAGCTGGTCATTATCACCATCTTTGAATATACGCGGTGGTTGCTCAGACGCCTCGCTCACCAAACCTCGCTGCTCTTCTCGGCTCTGTGTAGCGAGTCCTGGACCGGGGCTGGGAGCCAATATTTTGGAAATGGTTCCTGGCCTCTTTCCATGAGCCATAACTGGCCCTGTAAGCCCAATGCTCTCAACCCTGTGGACATTAACACATAaccaaaaattacatttctgtgatGCTTGCATTATTCTTTCCATAATTTTTCACTTGATATCTTCAACAGCACATTCGTTTTCATTCTCTACAatctcctgctgtctgtcacaCGTTAGATGTATCCATCTTTTCtataaatacaaattatttttccattaagAATCAGTTGCAGCTACAAAACGGTCTCTTCCCTTGTGTACTTGGTAGGCAATCGTGATACAACACATTTCCAGAGCATCTCTCAAGCACTTCACACTATACCAGATTTAAATAACATATGATCAAGGATCCTTTTCCACACTTGTACAACAGTTTGGGCTGAGAACTCCTATTATATCAGAGTAAAATGTCTCTGTTTCACGCTTTAAATGAGGACAGAAATCACAATCCCTACTTCAAGGACAAACAGTAGCCAGCGTATTAATCTATAACTTCAGCACCATCAAACCCCCACACACATCACCGCAGTCCCTTTTGTGAACAGTGAATGCCGATGCtgtttgtcatctgtcatcTTGCTTTCCCGTGTCTGCTTTAATTTTGCCTTGTCGTACTGCTGAACAGGAAAACTGTTTTAAGTGACTCGGGCCAGTCgcatctgatgtttttcttaGGCAGAATCATTGTTAGCTTTTCTATTAAAGTATGGCCTCACTTGCAATGTCATCCCAGAAACATTTATATAATGTGGTTAGTGTGGGTGCCAGATTTATGATCCATGACTTATGTCCTCTGAGGAAACCGTTTGTAGAATAGCAATAGACTAGCATCTCTACATCACAAGATCCTGTGCagtgacaaatgaacacataaGAATGCAAACACAGCTggcgttttgttttgttttttgagctcttctctgtctcctttgtGACGTTTTTAATTGTTTGGGGAGCCAAACAAtgactaaaaaagaaaacatatcaaACTATGCCATACAGTACTATAGAGCTGAACTGATGAAGGAGCTAAACTATTGATGATTTATCACTTTATCGATTGGTTTACGGACACAAAATCAATCTGCAACAATTCTGATAACGCGTTAgttatgtcatttttcaaaaaatagaaacattttcCAATATTCTGTGATAAGCATTCAAACATCTTTGAATTTTAGACTTctggtcagaaaaaaaaacaaacactttaaaGTCATCCCTTTGGCCTGCAGGAAAGCATGAGATTATTGGTATTATTATTGGattattggttttatttttggtacTATTTTTGGTATTATTATTGGTACTTTTTTCCCTGACAATCCATAGACTGATGAGAAAACAGGTAATAATGActataataaaaaagaaaataactatCAGattgattaatgattaaaataataGTTGAATGTTGtattcaacaaaaacataaaccaacaaaacaatgtTATAAAGATCAGTTCAACAACATAAACATCCTAAACTCACCTAAACTGACTATTTTATGAGTAAATTCATCTTTATTACCCCAAAATATGATAATGGTGGTCTCAGCGTGGTAATACAGAAGTCTGGTTGATACTGAACATATTACAGCTTTCACATTGGACACAGTGGTCTGATAACCGCCCACCCCCATCTAAACATGAGCCATCTAAGCTTGTGGTTGAGATGGAAAAAGGAAACAGCTCGCTTGTGCTGTTAGGGCTCAAGCTTTCATGATTTAGGTCTAACACACTAGACACAAGTAAATCCCAGCCGCCCAAAGTGTTGATCAGACAGTGCAAGTGACACGTTGATATTATGAGTACAAAAAACGTGAAccccatcaccatcatcaccaccacagtACAAAAACAGGAGCTAAACCTGACCTCTCCGTGGTGCTGAAGAGCTAATCAGACAACATAAGGTTCATTATGGGCATCCAGTATtacatttgcatgcatgttgCCCTGCCCTTAACGTATTTCTGGCGGTAGGCCTGCTTTATAAAGCCACTACGCCGAACTTTTGCCGCATGAGCTGCAGGAGTGGTTGTTGTGGTTGATCCGGATTCCCCACAAGTGGACGCCGCATTCCCATATGGCGAAATATCCATAAGATAATCCGATAAAGGTTTTCCTGCGCATATACCACGGCAGTGATGGAGCTGACTCCCTCCACACACTCTCTGATGGTTTCACCACCTGGAAGCAATACAACCCTGCCGCTGTGATTCACATCGACCTTGATTTGGAGCATCGAGACTGCACCATGCTGACATCCAGCTTATGGGCTGATGTTGTACCAGAGGAGCACATTCAGCATTGTCTTCAGTAGTCTTATCGGAAGCCGTACAGGCCCTTGTGCATTTCgacaatatttttatttatttttttacacttgtTCTTAGATAATTACGTGTTGTACTTACCGACATCGGTCCTGTCCGTGGCCCTCCTTGTAAAATGCCCGTGTGCTGCTATCAGGTCAGATTGCTCTCCGGAATGattatttttgaataaaagcCGCACAGCAGCCCAGGAACCTGTGTAGAAAATACACTCCCATCACTGGCTCTGTTCCCCGGCAAATATAACACAGTGAGAGTCATAACGACTACATGGTCAAACATACTCCTGGTCATACACGTATAATTTTAGTTTaaagcatttaaagaaaatatatttctcaCATGTTTAACATTGTCCCGCGTTGTTGCCATTGTAAAGGGttgttatgttttgtattaTATTATCGTTAACTTTACTCAGTttaataatacatatataaaataaatattcttcatttaggggaagattttttttttcatcttagCTTGGCTTTAGCGTTTAGGTAGCAGAGAATACATCGATGTATTTTGGATCAATTAGTACACCCTTAAAGGCATTCTGTGCTCTGCTGGTTAAGCCTGAGAAGCGGGATTGTTATTATCCAGCTCCAGCTGCCCTTGTGTCACCAAATGACAGCGCCACCGGTATGTTAGCTTATGTTTTCACCCTTTGTCGGCCTTTATATTAGTCTTTTTGGCATTTTTCTAATGCATATGTGACGCAGCAAAAGCCAAAAATGTGCTACAATTTTAAATTAGTTATTTTATCTAATCTAAGTCAGCATTCGTGTTAGCTAAACTGAGCCATAGCGTGATTACAGTTCTCCTCAGAGTAACGTTGTACAGTAAAGCTTCCAAAAGACGTTTTGGTCGAGCAACACCACTTCCGCCTGCATCATGAACGAGAGCGCTGACAAACTAAAGCGCAGTTTGTCGTTGTCCAAGACTAAGAAGAAAGGCAATGTCAAAGCTGGGATTTATGCCAAtgctgctgccaccaccacTCCAATCACGTCGTTCTTCAGCAGCCAGCCTCCACCAAAGCTGGCCTGCCCCCTGTGTGGCCAGTTCGTACCAAGATTCAAGATCAATGAGCACATTGATTTGCAATGTCAGAACTTTGAGAGAGGAGACAGCACTGTCGCCTCAGCAAATAATAGTGTTGTTCCAAGCATCCAgctgtcacccagaaggaatCCCACAAAGTCCCCAGAGCTGGATCCAAacaaggcagaggaggaggaggtcaaaGGGACCAAGACTAGTCCTTATTTCAAAAAGAATAACTTTAAGCAGGCACCTCGggaaataaacactgaaagagTGGTCAGGACTATTGACCTAGGAAGTCTGTCTTCCAAGTTATCCAGGAAGTGTCATAAGGTGCCTGAGAAGAtagagacaaaagacaaacgTGCAGCAACGTATCCTGAAAAGGAGCTTTATTCCGAGACACTCAGCAgctcacagaaagaaaatcttctGATTCAGAGATTAGAAGACAACAAAGATTGTGTTGTCATTGACCTTACAACAGCCAGCGCAGACCTTCCAACAGCAAAGGAAGATCTGTCATGTTCAGATAAAGGACATAATCTGGGACACCACCCATCTAAATCTGAGACGGTCCAAAAACTGATTACTCCAAAGCTGCGCTCTTCTTCCTCCAAActagcaaaaagaaaaaaagaaacaacttcCACTGGTAGAGTGTGGGatttcaaaaagaaagcaaaatatgaAGGGAGCAGCAGAGAGCCAGAAAAGGTGTTGTCAAGAGAACATGTACCAGAGACGACTGATATGGACAAGCCTAAAACTGAGGTACCGTCTTCTTCGACTTCTGCTACCTGTGACCTCCCCCTGAGTTCAGAGGACACCTGTGAGAAAAGTGATGCAGCAGTCAATAGTGTTGCACTGTCACAGTCTGGTGCTGAAAATGCCATTAGTGACCAGGCTGTTGAAGGCTCTCATCCCCCACGGCTTCCCTACTACCTCCGTAACTTCCAGACCGTGCTACAGGCTGTCCTGGACAACGAGGACGACAGGGCCTTGTTCGATACGCATGATATGTCAGTTGTACATGCATTCGAGAAGCTCACAGGTATGctgaaatatcacaaaatacatataaaatgtatacTATATATATAAGTGACATCTTTATCACTCAcctatttttcacttttcacagtaATGGGGCAGAAGCTGTACGTAAGACTCTTTCAGAGGAAACTCAAGTGGCTCCAAGTAAATAAACTGGATTATGAAGAGATCTGCAGTGATCTGGGACCTGTTGCTCAGGAGCTGGTTCAGTGTGGTTTTCTGCTTTCAGGTACACGATCCCTaatatattttgacattttggagcTTCTTTAGTAAAGTTAGCTAAAGCCTCTtgactcaaagagttaaagcaaggcgtttggacttgtgaagatttgacttgaagacatttcactgctcatccaagcagcttcatcagttctgaaaaaactgtgtggtggggaacaaataaatgaaacaaatcgttagacacagagggccatcactggcagtcaaactacatagacaaatttgcaggattatcagatcctttgttttagttagtttcacttagtcacacccactgaggtgTATATACttgttccccaccagacagtttttttcagaactgatgaagctgcttggatgagcagtgaaacatcttcaagtcaaatcttcacaagtccagacgccttgctttaactctttgagtgaatattacctggatgactgagaatctccacagatatctAAAGCCTCTTGAgttactgacatttaaaatgaagctgatgaaggctcactgtatacagtatacatgtttcttctgttatttattttatttatttatttatccttttAATGTCctcctgtgctgtttttgtataTCAAAGAAAATGACCTTCAGGATGTAGAGGAGGCTCTGGATCTCCTACCTGCTCCTGAACTCAAAGCTCTAGCCAAGACTTTCCATCTGGGCAATTCTGggacacagaaacagcagctagTGGACGGACTTCTCCGTCTCAGCAGGCAAAAGTCCCTCTTCTCTATGACTTCTGCTCAAAACAACGTTGGGGCTGTCATCCTCAAAAGGTGAGATGATCAAaaacactgtgttcattttgaGTACTAGTATTGGAGTAATGATCTCACCCTGGTTCTCTCTAACTTTAAAGGGCAAAGCAGCTCGCGGGTTCCTGTGTACGTCTGTGCCAAGGTCCTCGCGCGGTTTTCTCTCGCATCCTTTTACTCTTCTCTCTGACGGACACcatggatgaggaggagatggcTGCTGGTGGGCAGAGCCAGCTCTTCACCATCCTGCTGGTCAACTCAGGACGTCTGGCCTTCCCGGTCTATGCAGTGCAACGTAAAGCCAAGGTGTTCCAGGACAGAGAGGATCTTATCAGGTGAGCATTTGGTAAAAGTATTAAATTAAgtctgttgtattttatttaagcTGCGAATAAATATTCACGATTCCATCCATCACATCAGATACGAGGCATCCATGCGAGCCCTGCAAGAGGTAACCTCAGCTATGCAGGGAGGTCAGTGGGATGAGGCCATGGAGCTTTACACTGCTGCCAAAAGTACCTGGCAGGAGCTGAGGGAAAGCCAAGACCTCAGGTGACATAAATCTACTCTAACAGATATGCAGAATTTATGGACACTTTTGTTACActaatgttaacattattaatattattattgtttcgGATAGTCACCAGGAGGAGCTGCCTGTTTTCTTACGCAGCTTCACTGCAGGATGGGCTTACACTCGTATCTTATCCAGAGGGGTGGAGATCTTGCAGAGGCTACGTCGCTATGAGGTTTTCTTACCTCATTCACTCGTACTCTCACACAAATTCAAGTTTCAACATTGAAATGGAAAGCATGTCACAGATAATTATACAATGCGTCTGCTTTTGTGATACAGGAAGCAGCGGAGGAGCTGCAATCCTTACTTTTGCAATCCCTTTACTGTCCTGACAGCCGAGGGCGGTGGTGGGACCGACTGGCACTAAACCTTCACCAACACCTAAAAAAACCTGAACAAGTGAGCACCAGTGTCTGTGGTTTCAGTCAACAATTTAGGACATTTTTATGGTTTATGTCTTGCGTCCCCAGTGTGCTCAGGTTTATCTTTCTTCCTAGGCTATTTGTGCTATCAGAAATGGACTGTCAGACCCTCTGGTGCGAACTGGACATAAACTTGCTCTTTATCAGAGAGCTGTTCGGATGAAAGAGTCTGCCAGCTTCAAGAGGTATCGCTTGCAACTAAAAGACCTGCCCACTGTTCAAGTCCAAGATGTCAGACATGTGAGTTCAGCacattgtctctgtgtttggGTTTCTGGTGGGGAAAACTGTTAATTGTTGGGTGTAGGTGAAAATAATAGATATACAAATCATATGCCTGTACTTTTATTGACAGGTGACCATCCGAGGACAGCTCTTTCCTCATGAGGGGGGTATGGGCAAATCTGTGTTTCTTATACCAGCAAATGGAGAGGGGAACGAGAGTGCTAGTGCCACTATAATAGGCTCTGTGGAAGAGCTGTCTTTAGCACATTACCATCAACAAGGCTTTGACCAAGGTAAGTAGTTTTGCTTCACCAGTTCAAAATATTTCTCTATCCTGCTATCACCTTAACATTGTATTGTCATTGTTAATATCATAGGGATCCATGGAGAGGGCTCAACATTCTCAACATTATTTGCTCTTCTCCTGTGGGACATCATTTTCATGGAGGGTATTccagatgttttcagaaatCCGTACCAGGTAAAATAAGCTATTCGTGCATAATATTTGTGGGATATCTGTGCAACCAACTGAACGtcgtctttctttcttctcacagACATGTCCACTGGATCTTTACACTGACTGCTTCtatgagaacagaaaagaggCAATCGATTCTCGTGTGCACTTACTTGCAGAGGCATCTGTGGAGACACTGCATGACATGTTGGAATCTGTTTGGAACTCCGAGGAGGGTAAAGTGTGTTCATTGGTCAGCTGGGAGCGTTTCTCATCCCTTCAGCAGGCACAGGTATTTAATAGCACTCTTGTAAATGTACACTCAGACGCCACTTTGTTAGCGGCATCTGTGAAATCAAATGCAGTTCAGCAAACAAGTCAGCCTTAAACGCTAgctttacagtgaaaataatgtcCAACTTTTGACACTGTCAGCAAGgtattaatttaattatatgtatatttacaaCTGCACCGTTACGCCCTGTATGGAGCCTACTGGACCAGCTCTCTGTTTAAAGGGTACAAAAAGAGAGGTTCAGAGACTGAGACCCTCACAGCCAGTTTGCAGGGAGAGCTAAGGTGTGTCAACATCCAGTCCTGTCGGCAGCAGGTCCAGAATACACAATCCAATTTTCCAGCATATtcccttttgctttttcttattTGAAGCTGCTGCGGCACAGCTGAGGTCCTCTGGTGCTTGGTATCCTTTTGAGTCCTGAAGATCTCCTTCGCCCGTTGACTCTTGATGTGCAGCACACAAAATCTCGGAGGCTCAGTCTCTAAACCTCTCTTTTTATGCCTAAATTTGGCTGGTCCCGCCTCTGCTTTCTGGTAGCTTCGTTCTTCAATCAGCCTTACAGCTTTAACATGTGAACATCTCTGTTATTTGATTACCTTAACTGTTCGTCCAATACACATTAATACAAATCATAGCACATGAACATTTATGTGATTAAACAACCCATCATCATCTTACTTCGGCAAACAATATTTGATGATctccagctgtttttttgtttatccagtaacttttcttttcttattacTTCATCACAGTTGCACATAAGTTACAATCATTGAATCATTTAGAAATCATATTAACTTTACCTTTGGTTATTTATTATGTAGTGTTTCACAAGTTAGTCCATTTTACTTAATTTGTAATACTGATTAAGTAAAATGTAATATgttaatttgattaattaatcaaaatcTTCACCCGATAAGGCTCTGTGTCCATTCAGTCCTTTAATTTTAATAGTTGTTAACTTTATGCAGGCTCATCTGTGAGGAGGGCAGTTCCTGCAATCTCTACTCTTCCTGACAATATATCTCATGATGTTAAATTAATAGTtctctatgtatgtgtgtcacaCTATCGGGTTGAATTACACTGGGAAAGACAATTCATAGCATGCCTTGATACAGAATGATAAATGACTAGgatgaaatgtctttgtgtacatgtgtaacATGACCACTTTTACACTCTGCAGTCTCTTGTGTCATGCCTGGGTGGAACCTTCTTAGGAGGGGTAATAACACGAATGTCAAAAGACTACAGACACTGTCGTGCAGGTCTGCCTGATCTGGTTGTGTGGAATACCTCCAACAACAGCTACAAGGTGAGATCACATCACATTATGGCTATTTGAATATGGTAATTTTTTTGTGTACGATTTGAAACTCTCCAGGGTGTCTGATTATTGTAAATTTGGTTGCATGGATTATGCTACAGCGTGCAATTTGACAAGCAGTATCTTTTTGTTGTAGCTGGTGGAGGTGAAGGGGCCCAATGACCGGCTGTCCCAGAAGCAACAGATCTGGCTGGATGAGCTTCAGAAACTGGGGGCTGATGTGGAGGTGTGTCATGTGGTGGCCACTGGAGCCAGAGGAGCTTGTCTGGAATAAAAAGATGCAGAAGAACTGACTGAAATGACTTTGCTGCTAATTAACCTAAACATGATCAAACAAGAAACATCAGCAAATAGAGTCTCcgaaaagaaaaagatctggATGCTTGTTCTGATTCTGGTCACCTATAACAGATGTTGATGTTTATCTCCAGAATTCATTTTATCTTCCATATGTCACAAATTTAATCCTATGTGAGTAAAGGGAAAGTCATGGCAAAACCTTGTGACATATGGcattatcatcattttttaGATCATCGCTGAGAACTGGCAGGATCTGAAATAGGTTGCTTACAGATAATCAGAGCTGATGCATGACAGGATCCAACAACCATGCCAAACTGAtggtgtttccttttctttggtAACACTATATTCTCAGGATCACGGGTTGCCGAGCAACAAAAAATCACATCTAGTTGTCTGCTTGTGAAGTGTATGACAGCTCTACGAGTTTGTTATGCAAGTaattactgtaataataatGCCTAGAAATATGCAGTTGAGtaacaagaaagaaatgagagcaataatacagtaaacagactgaattaatgaatattttcattgttgatcCAAGTGTATGAAATGCCTATTTCCTAGATAAAAGCTGATTGATGTAACTTTCCAGATAGTGACACATTAAAATACTTTGgcattatttttctgcttttctatGTGCCTGTAGTGGCGGAAAAACATCTATACATCAGATCCGGGCATGATTTGTGCTATGCCTGGGTCTGCAGGCAGGCCTGGATCATGGATGCACTTGGGGGAAGGGATGCCAAGCTGTCGTGCGTCTGACGTCACGGCGCTGGGGAGAGGAGGCGATGAGAGGAAGGTGCAATAAACACACAGGGCGTCTGCGCCTATCTAAGTAGGACAATAAAGTGAAAACGGTATCAATGCTCTAACAATGGACTTGGCAGATATGCTCCTTCTTAAAGTTTTCCTCTTCGCTTGGTTGCTAAACTACACTCAAGGTGAGTGATGCATTTTCACAGAAAACCTTACAAGTTTTGCTGAATCCATGAAGCAGCGGCTGAGGGGCGCAGAAAGGCTGATAGCACGTTAGCTAACAGAAGGGATCAGCAGGGCCTGCTTGTTGTGAAGAGGACTGCACCCTTTTTGCCGTATTACTTCAAGCTAACAAATGATAACATGATGTAAAGATAAATTGGATTGGTGCTGCTGATTGAAATAAACCGATATTGTTGCGTTATCTCTATGTGTTGTCACCGTTTTTGTTGTCAGGGTTGTATCGGTTTTGTTGTTATCGTTGTGAATAGCGCCGACAGCCATTGTTATGAGAAGACCGAGATGCCGACTGGGTTAACGGACCGTTAGCTTTGTGCTAGCTAACACTTTAGCCTCTAACGGAATGATTTCTGTCAGAAATAATACATTTAGCCGCTGACATTACGTTACCTGCGGCCCATTAGCACTTGTGATTTTTGACACAAGTTTTTAGGTTGTGTTGGTCGCTGAGTAGTGTTGCGTCCTATTTTGTTCTCGCTAACGTTATTCTTTAAGTTAGCGAAATGTAAGCTGCGATAAACCTGGATATCTCCAAATATCTTGAAAATAATGTACTTTTTTGGGAGCGAATTTGCCCCCCCTGAAAAATTATGTTTAAGTTATGAATTTATGTACCTATGCCACCATACACTTGCTATACGTTGTTAAAAAACATAGTTTTTATAATAATCGGAATTGGAAAACGTTAATTTAGCTATATAGGACTCCAGTTTACCTTATAAAAGTCTCCATCAGATGTGCAATCTATATTCATGTTTAGCAATCAGAATAGTTTTAATCTTAAACTGTCAAAAGTAGTGGTCTAAACTTTTTCACATAATGGGGCCTTTCCTTGTAGCAAAATTAACATCAGAGGATGGATGTTGTTGGGCTTCGTCACGCAGTTTTATCATCAGTCTTGTGGTGAATTGTGTGGATTCTTGAAGTAATCCTGTTGGTCTCCGCAATCCGGAATCTTGTGTGTTTGCTCAAAGTTTGTTATGTTGTTGCAGGTCTTGagacattaaaatatttcatattagTCCTGGCTTTCACTTCTCATAGTCACCTAAATGAAAAATTTAATGTTAGCACCTAAATATTTCATACACAGCACATGAACAGAGAACTAGATGCAGCCTGGTCTACTTACACATCTTTGTTACACAGTTGCACTGAATCCTGTAATTTATGGCTCAATAGTCAGGCATAATTACCTGTGAGACAGTATTAATTACATACACTGTGTTTACTGAAAAGACTTTCTTTTCGTTTGCGTATAATGGGGCAAAGATCTGATCTTACACATAGGCCAGTATGCTTGGTGTACTGTCTAAAAACATCcaagcaaaaatgtttgtgttttcttgaaGGGGAATTTGGACTGCTTTCCAGTGTGGCATTTAGTGAAATGGGTGGAGGTGCTTGAGAATCTTTTCCCTTCGAGCCCACCACCCACTCTTCTGGTGGCGAAATAATAATGCTGTGACGCTGGGGGCTGTTGTTGAGCACAGCTCCAAAATTGGCATTTATTTGACTTAAATGGATTTAGCtgaattttaaaacacagacCACAGAATTCTGCTGTCAGTTTACGTCATTTTTTAATCCTGCCTGTCATATGTGGGGCTGATTATCAGTTTTCTGTGCGCCTAAATTCTCCTAACATGTAGAATTTATGAGTAGCTGTTAGACACTAAAGCCACTGTAAAGACTCAATTTTGAGTATCTGATGCTTGAAATATATTGCTTAACATACAATATAAGCACTTTACGTCTGCCCTCTGGTGAGAATAGTTGTGACAGACATTGTGGTACTAAGGCTGTTACAAGCTTATGGACTAGATAGTGTACAGTTagtcatttatatttttctgtaactttaaAGTATTAAATTGATACCTGGGATGGCTGTGTTGTCATTTGCTTTGATTCAGTAAGGATATCCATTTCATTAAGTTTCATGAGGCTtgtattttccttgtttttgctGATAACAGGGGTTCCTCTGTTCTTTTCACACAGGACACTATAGAAATCCGCTGAACAAGTACATCC
This is a stretch of genomic DNA from Scatophagus argus isolate fScaArg1 chromosome 7, fScaArg1.pri, whole genome shotgun sequence. It encodes these proteins:
- the fan1 gene encoding fanconi-associated nuclease 1; its protein translation is MNESADKLKRSLSLSKTKKKGNVKAGIYANAAATTTPITSFFSSQPPPKLACPLCGQFVPRFKINEHIDLQCQNFERGDSTVASANNSVVPSIQLSPRRNPTKSPELDPNKAEEEEVKGTKTSPYFKKNNFKQAPREINTERVVRTIDLGSLSSKLSRKCHKVPEKIETKDKRAATYPEKELYSETLSSSQKENLLIQRLEDNKDCVVIDLTTASADLPTAKEDLSCSDKGHNLGHHPSKSETVQKLITPKLRSSSSKLAKRKKETTSTGRVWDFKKKAKYEGSSREPEKVLSREHVPETTDMDKPKTEVPSSSTSATCDLPLSSEDTCEKSDAAVNSVALSQSGAENAISDQAVEGSHPPRLPYYLRNFQTVLQAVLDNEDDRALFDTHDMSVVHAFEKLTVMGQKLYVRLFQRKLKWLQVNKLDYEEICSDLGPVAQELVQCGFLLSENDLQDVEEALDLLPAPELKALAKTFHLGNSGTQKQQLVDGLLRLSRQKSLFSMTSAQNNVGAVILKRAKQLAGSCVRLCQGPRAVFSRILLLFSLTDTMDEEEMAAGGQSQLFTILLVNSGRLAFPVYAVQRKAKVFQDREDLIRYEASMRALQEVTSAMQGGQWDEAMELYTAAKSTWQELRESQDLSHQEELPVFLRSFTAGWAYTRILSRGVEILQRLRRYEEAAEELQSLLLQSLYCPDSRGRWWDRLALNLHQHLKKPEQAICAIRNGLSDPLVRTGHKLALYQRAVRMKESASFKRYRLQLKDLPTVQVQDVRHVTIRGQLFPHEGGMGKSVFLIPANGEGNESASATIIGSVEELSLAHYHQQGFDQGIHGEGSTFSTLFALLLWDIIFMEGIPDVFRNPYQTCPLDLYTDCFYENRKEAIDSRVHLLAEASVETLHDMLESVWNSEEGKVCSLVSWERFSSLQQAQSLVSCLGGTFLGGVITRMSKDYRHCRAGLPDLVVWNTSNNSYKLVEVKGPNDRLSQKQQIWLDELQKLGADVEVCHVVATGARGACLE